The following are encoded together in the Planctobacterium marinum genome:
- a CDS encoding alpha/beta hydrolase encodes MTIRSTLLLFVLLSCLISTGKAQTLDSRYLQSLANTDTFEVKNQKQNYYIYVKGPAQQEPDKRYPVIYLLDGGITFPMLSAHAHLLQALEELPELIIVGISYGTDDWRQGNARSHDFTLPSENENRKHWGGATEFARFLTQKLIPLIAQKYPTDEAKRLLFGNSLGGQFGLYLATYRPELFYGIIANNPAIHTNTERFLKLPESLSFKGRVKLFVGAAEHDAARFTAPRKIWQSYWHENSHPNWQLHIQPMPGHSHVSSIPDAFRQGVAWILSTES; translated from the coding sequence ATGACTATTCGTAGCACTTTGTTATTGTTTGTCCTATTGAGTTGCCTCATCTCCACTGGCAAGGCACAAACACTTGATAGTCGTTATTTGCAGTCTCTTGCTAACACTGACACCTTCGAAGTTAAAAACCAAAAACAAAACTACTATATCTATGTGAAAGGACCTGCTCAGCAGGAGCCGGATAAGCGCTATCCGGTGATCTATTTATTGGACGGCGGTATTACCTTTCCCATGCTTAGCGCTCACGCTCATTTATTGCAAGCCTTAGAAGAGCTGCCAGAATTGATTATTGTGGGGATCAGTTATGGCACTGATGACTGGCGCCAAGGCAATGCCCGCAGCCACGACTTCACCCTGCCTTCAGAGAATGAGAATCGAAAACACTGGGGCGGTGCAACTGAGTTTGCCCGCTTTCTGACACAAAAATTAATACCGCTAATAGCTCAAAAATACCCCACAGATGAAGCAAAGCGCCTGTTATTCGGTAATTCATTGGGTGGTCAATTTGGCCTCTATCTCGCCACTTACAGGCCAGAGCTTTTTTATGGCATCATTGCCAATAATCCTGCCATACATACCAATACGGAACGCTTCCTGAAATTACCTGAATCACTTTCCTTTAAAGGAAGAGTTAAATTATTTGTAGGAGCAGCGGAGCACGACGCAGCGCGTTTTACAGCCCCAAGAAAGATTTGGCAGTCATACTGGCATGAGAATTCACATCCCAATTGGCAACTACACATCCAGCCTATGCCTGGCCACAGCCACGTCTCTTCCATTCCAGATGCTTTTCGTCAAGGAGTGGCCTGGATACTGTCCACTGAAAGCTAA
- a CDS encoding SulP family inorganic anion transporter: MFDLITNKDSNVKNDVLSGITVALALVPEAVAFAFVAGVEPMVGLYAAFMMGLITSAIGGRPGMISGATGAMAVVMVSLVAMHGVQYLFVAVILAGLLQLMAGIFKLGKFIRLVPYPVMLGFVNGLAIVIFLAQLGQFKVLDTSGIQVWMEGQMLYLMLGLTALTMAIIFFLPKLTSAVPASLVAILTVTALVHGLDLEARTVIDFVKDMVPAEQRDTVTLAGELPSFAIPAVPFTLETLYIVLPTSIILALVGLIESLLTLSLIDDLTDTRGKGNRECIGQGVANTVNGFFGGMGGCAMIGQSMININSGGRGRLSGITAALVLLAFILFAAPLIEMIPLAALVGVMFMVVIGTFEWASFKIIRGVNKEDAFVLFAVTAITVYADLAIAVIVGVIMSALVFAWKHATHIVAKTHTDKDGWKIYEVEGPLFFGSVLHFKDLFDPNNDPQDVVIDFNDSRIWDSSGLDAIDNLAEKYRQAGKKLHIRHISEECRDLLTKAQEYVEINVAEDPRYHVASDKLA; encoded by the coding sequence ATGTTTGATTTGATAACTAATAAAGACAGTAATGTTAAGAACGACGTCTTGTCCGGTATTACTGTCGCACTGGCGTTAGTGCCAGAAGCGGTGGCGTTTGCCTTTGTAGCAGGCGTTGAGCCCATGGTGGGCTTATATGCCGCCTTTATGATGGGCTTGATCACCTCAGCCATTGGCGGTCGCCCTGGCATGATTTCTGGTGCCACCGGCGCAATGGCCGTGGTCATGGTGAGTTTAGTGGCCATGCATGGCGTGCAGTACCTGTTTGTGGCGGTGATACTGGCCGGCTTGCTGCAGCTAATGGCCGGGATATTTAAACTCGGGAAATTTATCCGACTGGTGCCCTACCCTGTAATGCTAGGCTTTGTTAATGGCCTGGCTATCGTGATATTTTTAGCTCAGCTGGGGCAATTCAAAGTACTGGATACCTCTGGTATTCAGGTGTGGATGGAAGGCCAGATGCTGTATCTGATGTTGGGTTTAACCGCCCTTACCATGGCGATAATCTTCTTCTTACCGAAGCTTACCTCAGCAGTGCCTGCGTCACTGGTGGCCATCTTAACGGTAACCGCACTGGTTCATGGTTTAGACCTGGAAGCCCGCACCGTTATTGATTTTGTTAAAGATATGGTGCCTGCGGAGCAGCGCGATACCGTAACCCTGGCTGGAGAGTTGCCAAGCTTTGCTATTCCGGCGGTGCCTTTTACCCTGGAAACCCTTTATATCGTCTTGCCCACCTCGATTATTTTAGCCTTGGTAGGTTTGATTGAATCACTCCTGACACTTTCTCTCATTGATGACCTTACCGATACACGCGGTAAAGGTAACCGTGAATGTATCGGTCAAGGTGTTGCCAATACCGTTAATGGTTTCTTCGGCGGTATGGGCGGTTGCGCCATGATTGGCCAGAGCATGATCAATATCAACTCTGGCGGCCGTGGCCGTTTATCTGGTATCACGGCAGCATTGGTACTGTTAGCCTTTATCCTGTTCGCTGCGCCACTGATTGAAATGATTCCACTGGCTGCCTTGGTTGGCGTCATGTTTATGGTGGTCATTGGTACTTTTGAGTGGGCCAGCTTTAAAATTATTCGCGGCGTTAACAAAGAAGATGCCTTTGTACTGTTTGCTGTAACTGCCATCACTGTGTATGCCGATTTGGCTATCGCGGTAATTGTCGGCGTAATTATGTCCGCATTGGTGTTCGCCTGGAAACACGCCACTCATATTGTGGCCAAAACCCACACCGACAAAGATGGCTGGAAAATCTATGAAGTTGAGGGTCCCTTGTTCTTCGGTTCGGTACTGCACTTTAAAGATCTGTTCGATCCCAACAATGATCCACAAGACGTGGTGATTGATTTTAATGACTCGCGTATCTGGGATTCATCGGGTCTGGATGCCATTGATAACCTGGCAGAAAAATATCGTCAGGCAGGTAAAAAGCTGCATATCCGTCACATCAGTGAGGAATGTCGCGACTTACTCACCAAAGCGCAAGAATACGTTGAAATCAACGTGGCTGAAGATCCGCGTTATCACGTGGCATCTGATAAATTAGCTTAA
- a CDS encoding helix-turn-helix transcriptional regulator: MTKVVSLPPSQASERPLDVPIKVVRRDIPAYFKVAKHNHEWGQFVYASQGVMLVDTPFNRYIVPPEQGVWLLPHVDHEVQCLTDVSLVSFYIATEMRHDMPKECAVLEISPFLKVLIYEARDFTDHYSWEDSQGLHLRLILQTLSEAPAAVYQLPFPSDKRLVKVLNCIQQTPSNHDSLEQWGDVVGASSRTLSRLFKKETGLHYTEWRQRLTIQIAIRKLIQGNPIAVVADELGYASVSAFTYMFRSKTGMTPRLFKGKQVR; this comes from the coding sequence ATGACAAAGGTTGTTTCACTTCCACCATCGCAAGCCAGTGAGCGGCCTCTGGATGTACCAATCAAGGTCGTCCGGCGAGACATTCCAGCGTACTTTAAAGTTGCAAAGCACAATCACGAATGGGGGCAATTTGTTTATGCTAGTCAGGGTGTAATGTTGGTTGACACACCTTTTAACCGCTACATTGTGCCTCCCGAACAAGGCGTATGGTTGTTACCGCACGTGGATCATGAAGTGCAGTGTTTGACAGATGTTTCTCTGGTGAGCTTCTACATTGCCACTGAGATGCGACATGACATGCCAAAAGAATGTGCTGTGCTGGAGATAAGCCCATTCTTGAAAGTGCTAATTTATGAAGCAAGAGACTTTACTGACCACTATTCATGGGAAGATAGCCAGGGGTTGCATCTGCGTCTGATACTGCAAACGCTCTCTGAGGCCCCCGCAGCCGTATACCAGTTGCCATTTCCCTCGGATAAGCGTCTGGTGAAGGTACTCAATTGCATTCAGCAAACTCCGTCAAATCACGACAGCTTAGAACAGTGGGGAGACGTTGTTGGTGCATCCAGTCGCACTTTGTCTCGATTGTTCAAAAAGGAAACCGGGTTACATTACACTGAATGGCGGCAACGCCTCACAATCCAAATTGCCATTCGTAAACTGATTCAAGGCAACCCCATTGCAGTTGTTGCTGATGAACTGGGCTATGCTTCAGTTTCTGCATTTACCTATATGTTTAGAAGTAAAACGGGCATGACGCCAAGGTTATTTAAAGGGAAGCAAGTTAGATAA
- a CDS encoding sulfite exporter TauE/SafE family protein: MSIEWVLAFLLLGSVVGFIAGLLGVGGGGILVPVLASVLAYHGIPEHMVMHVALGTSMACIVATSFSSAYAHHKHQAVNWPIAGLMATGCIIGTFAATFLAAQSNAVYLTLFFALFMFYTALKMLFKGRPKEVIKTGTKTKAVVWSFVVGAISALVSIGGGSLLVPYLNRQGIKMSEAVGTSAAIGLAIALAGTLGYLFNGLGQTSAVANTFGFVYLPAMVLISMASIISAPFGAKVSHKLPVTLLKKLFALLLLALGIKMLWVVI, from the coding sequence ATGAGCATAGAATGGGTGCTAGCCTTTCTCTTGTTGGGCAGCGTAGTTGGCTTTATAGCAGGTTTGTTGGGAGTGGGTGGTGGCGGAATTCTGGTTCCCGTATTAGCCAGTGTTTTAGCTTACCACGGTATCCCCGAACACATGGTCATGCATGTGGCACTGGGTACGTCTATGGCGTGTATTGTCGCAACATCGTTCTCAAGTGCCTATGCTCATCACAAACACCAGGCGGTGAATTGGCCCATTGCAGGGTTAATGGCAACAGGCTGCATAATAGGTACCTTTGCTGCCACATTCCTTGCGGCGCAATCGAATGCCGTTTACCTGACACTATTTTTTGCGCTATTTATGTTTTACACCGCCTTGAAGATGCTATTCAAGGGTAGGCCAAAAGAAGTGATTAAGACAGGCACCAAGACTAAAGCGGTTGTCTGGTCTTTTGTTGTCGGCGCTATTTCCGCTTTGGTCTCCATTGGAGGAGGATCACTACTGGTGCCCTATTTAAATCGCCAGGGGATTAAGATGTCCGAGGCTGTGGGTACATCAGCGGCGATAGGTTTGGCCATTGCCTTAGCTGGCACTTTGGGATACTTATTCAATGGTTTAGGACAGACTTCGGCAGTTGCCAATACTTTCGGTTTTGTCTATCTCCCCGCCATGGTTTTAATCTCGATGGCGAGCATTATCAGCGCGCCATTCGGGGCAAAAGTATCGCATAAGCTTCCGGTTACACTGCTGAAGAAACTTTTTGCGCTGCTACTTTTAGCATTGGGAATCAAAATGCTGTGGGTTGTGATTTGA
- a CDS encoding diguanylate cyclase → MPGLPPKAYSSSELFELGEWYFESFEELEDLGIDVITVIIQDQRGFIWLGAQSGLVRYDGYEFKKYMPDPQNPHAISGRYIQSITEIGEQIWVGTYSDGLSIYNPDTDSFTSYSHDREDPLSLADNDVRAIVPVGEHVFLGTRGGINIFTRDGRSLGIVQVRGCENVLSKGRVNTLFSEANNLWIGTVNGLCRLNMPGFIDAGQIWQGTELKEFDGHNVYYLAVDYLKQIWVGTTNFGAAVIQPGSLTVTAIPYDPNDPSKVNAPWVDEMLQVDDEVWLATATAGIAVVDAKTLQVKRHIRRQEGIPNTLTLDDISAFLQDDSGLIWIGTWGGGLNRFNPANKAFRSLRPNHLKTNTLTHPDIRAIEELQNGEIWVGSFVNGIDVINPEHGVIRGFRPDQTDPLALQGGYVFSIEQMPDGDIWVATLDHGIFRYLPEVDGFRQFVDHPELPDNTVRTLLAEGERWLWVGTDAGLSLMDTQTETLQSFKLQDVRGQTFDKVIESIVVFGGVGWIATNQGLYIADRETMTVVPVVSPKGRGLADNFITDIHISSDNHLYFANSLGFDRLTAWDPTGINQGEVTAEFESIAAKIGRPGERLGNNILEDNSGRLWVKNSVVDPSDWSLTRIDKSAGWDVGNMWIGSNHKLRDGTLMFGGTRGILLIRPELYETWTFEPRLVVTAIARDSEKVAPADAKPLVLTPEVESFYIEFAALDYSGSERLQYQYKMQGYDSNWINTSARNRRATYSRLQPGEYQLQVRGTNKEGIWSNQMVTVDILQRPAWYETWWFRTIAALVISMLLFGFYSYRVTMLNRQKQALDKLVASRTADIELLGKIGKDITSSLDLEEVMNAVNRHVSKLIDTQVFLMGFVDEDKQLIKIQFLKEDGIRCQSLEYELSEHNRPAVWCVQNKAALITNNRLELLDYVEEIQQPKFGETMESIVYLPLVIHDKVVGCLSLQSPKQNAYTENDIEVLQKVASYAAIALDNAESHSKLESALSEIERISLTDQLTGAKNRRFLENIMPVEMARIKRARADNSPIELGFVLLDIDHFKAVNDTWGHDVGDQLLTQFVELLHKLCRESDWVVRLGGEEFVVVAQIEEEGQLAKLAERLRKGVQEFEFAIDADLVLQKTCSIGLVTVPFVNGDFSKINWQKCLNIADRALYAAKNNGRNAWVAIFANQSLIEADIYDQVLKSPDKLREEGRITCVTSFAEDKSWRFNQD, encoded by the coding sequence TTGCCAGGACTCCCTCCCAAAGCCTACTCTTCATCGGAACTATTTGAGCTGGGAGAATGGTACTTCGAGTCGTTTGAAGAACTGGAAGATCTCGGGATAGATGTCATAACGGTCATTATTCAGGATCAACGTGGCTTTATCTGGCTCGGGGCTCAAAGTGGCCTTGTGCGGTACGATGGCTATGAGTTTAAAAAGTATATGCCGGATCCACAAAATCCGCATGCCATCAGTGGCCGCTATATTCAGTCCATCACCGAAATTGGTGAGCAAATATGGGTTGGCACCTATTCCGATGGGCTGTCTATTTATAATCCAGATACGGACAGTTTCACTTCTTACAGCCACGATCGCGAAGATCCTCTGAGTCTCGCTGATAATGATGTGCGCGCCATTGTGCCCGTGGGTGAGCACGTGTTTTTGGGCACTCGCGGAGGCATCAATATTTTCACCAGAGATGGCCGTTCACTGGGTATTGTTCAGGTGCGTGGCTGTGAGAATGTTTTGTCAAAAGGGAGAGTGAATACCTTATTCTCGGAAGCCAATAATCTGTGGATTGGTACTGTCAATGGCTTGTGCCGCCTGAATATGCCGGGATTTATCGATGCTGGTCAAATTTGGCAAGGCACGGAACTGAAAGAGTTTGACGGGCACAATGTGTATTACCTGGCTGTGGATTACCTGAAACAAATTTGGGTAGGCACCACTAATTTTGGCGCAGCCGTTATTCAGCCCGGTAGCTTGACGGTTACCGCCATTCCCTATGACCCCAATGACCCGAGCAAGGTTAATGCTCCTTGGGTAGATGAAATGCTGCAAGTGGACGATGAAGTTTGGCTGGCGACAGCAACAGCGGGTATTGCCGTGGTTGATGCTAAAACGCTTCAGGTTAAACGCCACATCCGCCGACAAGAAGGCATTCCCAACACACTGACTCTGGATGATATCAGTGCCTTTTTACAAGATGATTCAGGGCTTATTTGGATAGGTACCTGGGGTGGCGGGTTGAATCGCTTTAATCCTGCCAATAAAGCATTCCGGAGCCTGAGACCTAATCATCTTAAGACCAATACGCTGACCCACCCTGATATCCGGGCCATTGAAGAGCTGCAAAATGGTGAAATATGGGTGGGTTCTTTTGTTAATGGCATCGACGTCATTAATCCTGAGCATGGTGTTATTCGTGGTTTTCGCCCCGATCAAACTGATCCACTCGCTTTGCAAGGTGGGTACGTGTTTAGCATCGAACAAATGCCTGACGGGGATATCTGGGTGGCGACATTGGATCACGGTATTTTCAGGTATTTACCAGAGGTGGATGGCTTTCGTCAGTTTGTTGATCACCCTGAATTACCGGACAACACAGTGCGCACTTTATTGGCAGAAGGAGAGCGCTGGTTGTGGGTGGGTACTGATGCGGGTTTGAGCTTAATGGATACTCAAACGGAAACGCTGCAAAGCTTTAAGCTTCAGGATGTGCGCGGCCAGACCTTTGATAAAGTGATCGAAAGTATTGTTGTGTTTGGTGGAGTGGGCTGGATTGCCACAAACCAAGGACTATATATTGCCGACCGGGAAACCATGACAGTGGTGCCGGTGGTCAGTCCCAAGGGAAGAGGTCTGGCTGATAATTTTATCACCGATATTCACATTAGCTCTGATAATCACCTGTACTTCGCCAATAGCTTAGGGTTTGACAGATTAACTGCTTGGGATCCAACAGGTATTAATCAAGGTGAGGTGACGGCTGAATTTGAATCCATTGCTGCCAAAATAGGACGTCCTGGCGAGAGGTTAGGCAACAATATACTTGAAGATAATTCGGGACGTTTATGGGTGAAAAATAGCGTGGTGGACCCTTCAGATTGGTCCCTGACTCGCATCGATAAATCCGCCGGTTGGGATGTCGGCAACATGTGGATTGGAAGCAACCACAAATTGCGCGATGGTACTTTGATGTTTGGCGGTACCCGTGGCATTTTGTTGATCCGGCCTGAGTTATACGAAACCTGGACCTTTGAACCCAGGTTAGTGGTAACAGCAATAGCTCGTGATAGCGAAAAAGTCGCACCAGCGGATGCCAAACCACTAGTACTCACTCCTGAAGTTGAAAGCTTCTACATCGAGTTTGCCGCGCTGGACTATTCGGGTTCTGAGCGACTGCAATATCAATACAAGATGCAAGGCTATGATAGTAACTGGATCAATACCAGTGCCAGAAATCGCCGAGCTACCTACTCTCGTCTGCAACCCGGCGAGTATCAACTGCAGGTGCGTGGTACCAATAAAGAAGGCATCTGGAGCAACCAGATGGTGACCGTGGATATCCTTCAGCGCCCGGCATGGTATGAAACCTGGTGGTTCAGAACCATAGCAGCACTTGTGATTTCTATGCTGTTATTTGGCTTTTACAGCTACCGGGTCACTATGTTAAATCGCCAAAAACAAGCTTTGGATAAGCTGGTGGCCTCGCGTACCGCCGACATTGAACTGCTAGGTAAAATTGGCAAAGACATAACTTCGTCCTTGGACCTGGAAGAAGTGATGAATGCGGTTAATCGCCATGTTTCGAAACTTATCGATACACAAGTATTTCTGATGGGGTTCGTGGATGAAGATAAGCAACTGATTAAAATTCAATTCCTCAAAGAGGATGGTATCCGCTGTCAATCTCTCGAGTATGAATTGAGTGAGCACAACCGACCAGCAGTTTGGTGCGTACAGAATAAGGCCGCATTAATTACCAATAATCGCCTTGAGCTTTTAGATTATGTTGAGGAAATTCAGCAGCCTAAATTTGGCGAGACGATGGAATCTATCGTGTATTTACCACTGGTGATACACGATAAGGTGGTGGGTTGTTTGAGTCTGCAGAGTCCCAAGCAAAACGCTTATACCGAAAACGATATCGAAGTACTGCAAAAAGTGGCGTCTTATGCGGCCATCGCTCTGGATAACGCAGAATCCCATAGCAAACTGGAGTCGGCGTTAAGTGAGATTGAACGCATCAGTCTCACTGACCAGTTAACTGGTGCTAAAAATCGCCGTTTCCTGGAAAACATTATGCCGGTGGAGATGGCGCGCATAAAACGCGCTCGCGCCGACAATTCTCCAATAGAGCTGGGCTTTGTTTTATTGGATATCGACCATTTTAAAGCGGTAAATGATACCTGGGGCCACGATGTCGGTGATCAATTGTTAACTCAATTCGTGGAGCTACTGCACAAACTGTGTCGTGAGTCTGACTGGGTGGTGCGCCTCGGGGGCGAAGAGTTTGTGGTTGTGGCTCAGATAGAAGAGGAAGGGCAACTGGCGAAACTCGCTGAGCGCTTGCGCAAGGGTGTGCAGGAGTTTGAATTTGCGATTGATGCGGATTTGGTATTGCAAAAAACCTGCTCCATTGGTCTGGTAACTGTGCCATTTGTGAATGGTGACTTCAGCAAAATTAACTGGCAGAAATGCCTAAATATCGCCGATCGCGCCCTCTATGCCGCTAAAAACAATGGTCGCAATGCCTGGGTGGCTATTTTCGCCAATCAATCCTTAATAGAAGCCGATATTTATGACCAGGTGCTAAAATCGCCGGACAAATTAAGAGAAGAGGGACGCATTACCTGTGTGACCTCTTTTGCTGAAGATAAGAGCTGGCGCTTTAATCAAGACTGA
- a CDS encoding bifunctional helix-turn-helix transcriptional regulator/GNAT family N-acetyltransferase has translation MKTIEELGELFLGTRLKRLSDHLYDEVDKIYKRHEIALSSRITAIIFLLYQDGDAAITEIADALGITHPAVNQMSKKLSQQGYINARPDDKDERRRLLSLTPAGKELVEQLVPIWENLQYCLDDMLKASEHQLLPAVLDLEHQNQQLCLSERIVAREKMRTANEVEIFTWQPEFAEDFKRLNIEWLEKYFYVEEYDNEVLSNPEKYILAPGGNIYFARYRGEIIGTVALMVLPEGRVELTKMAVTEKYQGLKVGRKLMEFAIERFKASNGKLLFLESNKRLVPAVTLYEKMGFVHKPSPSNSHYQRADVYMEYEPNSDQL, from the coding sequence ATGAAGACTATCGAAGAATTAGGTGAACTGTTTCTCGGAACGCGTTTAAAAAGACTCAGCGATCATCTATACGACGAAGTGGACAAGATCTACAAACGCCACGAGATAGCGCTTAGTTCTCGTATTACGGCCATTATTTTCTTGCTCTATCAAGATGGCGATGCTGCTATCACTGAAATAGCAGATGCCTTGGGCATCACTCATCCCGCCGTTAATCAGATGAGTAAAAAGCTCAGCCAGCAGGGGTACATCAATGCTCGTCCGGATGACAAAGATGAGCGCCGACGCTTGCTATCACTCACACCCGCAGGCAAAGAGCTGGTAGAGCAATTGGTGCCCATCTGGGAAAACCTGCAATATTGCCTGGATGACATGCTTAAAGCATCTGAACATCAGCTATTACCCGCCGTATTAGACCTGGAGCACCAAAATCAACAGCTTTGTCTATCAGAACGTATTGTGGCCAGGGAAAAAATGCGTACCGCCAATGAAGTAGAAATATTCACATGGCAGCCGGAGTTTGCCGAAGATTTTAAGCGCCTGAATATCGAGTGGCTAGAGAAGTACTTCTATGTGGAAGAGTACGATAATGAAGTCTTGTCCAACCCGGAAAAATACATACTTGCACCGGGAGGCAATATTTATTTCGCTCGGTATCGCGGTGAAATCATCGGTACGGTAGCGTTAATGGTTCTACCAGAAGGCCGTGTGGAGCTGACAAAAATGGCGGTCACTGAAAAATATCAGGGTTTGAAGGTGGGCCGTAAACTGATGGAATTCGCCATCGAACGGTTTAAAGCTTCCAACGGAAAATTGTTATTTCTGGAATCCAATAAACGCCTGGTGCCCGCAGTCACCCTGTATGAAAAAATGGGTTTTGTACACAAACCCAGCCCCAGTAATTCTCATTACCAGCGCGCGGATGTGTATATGGAATATGAGCCAAACTCTGATCAGTTGTAA
- a CDS encoding S9 family peptidase, producing MDKKSKLSAHWKKLSVATMSVMLISAPALAKKAQPELPTSIEYQDLFHLEYAANPVVMPDGKQVLYERRSMDIMNDNLRRNLWTVTLDGKQHLPLLSDANNHYSPVFSPDGKKLAYLSNKDGKTQIYLRDLASGHTARVTDVQMSPGNLSFSPDSEQLAFTMFTPDKPKSVFNIGFKPEGAKWADEAQYIESTLFRRDGVGMNRPGNTHVYVVPALGGTPRQITFGQHDYSGALAWSSDGKHIIVSANTREDFEFDVYNSDLLAINVKTSASKKLTDATGPESNPVMSPDGKLLAFTGFEDNGKSSQITELYVMSPAGGDIKRLTPDLDRSVSDIKWAEDNKGLYFSYDNNGKKHVAHVTLGGRLTVKTDALGGQSLGRPYTSGDYAVTARGEVVYTHSFGDRPADLAVLKGAGDFTVITDLNSDLFDHKTLNKPELMTLKSSVDERELQAWIVTPPDFDATKKYPLLLEIHGGPHTAYGPEFSTEVQMFAAAGYVVLYGNPRGSTSQGSEFANLIDKNYPSEDYNDLMDMVDGVIAKGYVDENNLFVTGGSGGGVLTAWIIGNTDRFKASVVAKPVINWSSMIGTSDIYTFMARYWFTDLPWNDYEQYWNRSPLSLVGNVKTPTMVLTGELDVRTPMAESEQYYGALRLQGVESSLVRIQGAYHGIAAKPSNLARKIGYILSWFDKYKTQDVESEKSSD from the coding sequence ATGGATAAAAAGTCAAAATTGTCGGCACACTGGAAAAAACTGTCTGTGGCAACAATGAGCGTCATGTTAATCAGTGCACCTGCGTTGGCGAAAAAGGCGCAACCGGAATTGCCCACAAGCATTGAATACCAGGATTTATTCCACCTTGAATATGCTGCAAACCCGGTAGTGATGCCGGATGGTAAGCAGGTGCTCTACGAGCGCCGTAGCATGGATATCATGAACGACAATCTGCGCAGAAACCTGTGGACAGTCACTCTCGATGGTAAACAACATTTGCCACTGCTCTCGGATGCCAATAATCACTACAGTCCGGTGTTCTCTCCGGATGGTAAGAAGCTCGCTTATCTTTCCAACAAAGACGGCAAGACACAAATTTACCTGAGAGACTTAGCCTCAGGCCACACCGCACGTGTGACTGATGTCCAGATGAGCCCGGGAAACCTCAGTTTTTCACCAGACAGCGAGCAATTGGCCTTTACTATGTTCACACCTGATAAGCCTAAATCGGTTTTTAACATCGGTTTTAAACCGGAAGGCGCAAAGTGGGCAGACGAAGCACAATATATAGAAAGCACCTTGTTTCGACGCGATGGTGTCGGGATGAATCGTCCGGGCAACACTCATGTATACGTGGTGCCAGCGTTAGGAGGAACACCTCGTCAGATAACCTTCGGTCAGCACGACTATTCAGGTGCGCTGGCCTGGAGCAGTGATGGTAAACACATCATTGTCTCAGCAAATACCCGTGAGGATTTTGAGTTTGATGTCTATAACAGCGATTTATTAGCTATTAATGTCAAAACCTCAGCCAGCAAAAAACTCACTGATGCCACAGGCCCAGAGAGCAATCCGGTGATGAGCCCTGATGGTAAACTTCTGGCATTCACTGGCTTTGAAGACAATGGCAAATCCAGCCAAATCACTGAGTTGTATGTAATGAGTCCGGCTGGTGGAGACATTAAGCGATTAACTCCCGACCTGGATCGTTCTGTTAGCGATATTAAATGGGCTGAAGATAACAAAGGGTTGTATTTTAGTTACGACAATAACGGCAAAAAGCATGTGGCTCACGTTACCTTGGGCGGTAGGTTAACTGTAAAAACCGATGCACTTGGCGGCCAGAGTTTGGGGCGGCCCTATACCTCCGGTGATTATGCCGTCACTGCACGTGGAGAGGTAGTGTATACTCACTCCTTTGGTGATCGCCCGGCAGATTTGGCGGTGTTAAAAGGGGCCGGTGACTTTACGGTGATCACCGACCTCAACAGTGATTTGTTCGATCATAAAACCCTGAATAAGCCCGAACTGATGACGCTAAAAAGTAGTGTGGATGAGCGCGAGTTACAGGCCTGGATCGTAACCCCACCTGATTTTGATGCCACTAAAAAGTATCCCCTGCTGCTGGAAATACACGGCGGACCGCATACCGCTTATGGTCCTGAGTTTTCCACTGAAGTGCAGATGTTTGCCGCTGCAGGTTATGTTGTGTTGTATGGAAATCCACGCGGCTCCACTTCTCAGGGCAGCGAGTTTGCTAACCTGATCGACAAGAACTACCCCTCTGAAGATTACAATGACCTGATGGATATGGTGGATGGTGTTATTGCCAAAGGCTATGTGGACGAAAATAACCTGTTCGTGACCGGAGGCTCCGGTGGTGGTGTCTTAACGGCCTGGATTATCGGTAACACTGATCGTTTCAAGGCCTCGGTTGTGGCCAAGCCAGTTATCAACTGGAGCAGCATGATAGGTACCTCTGACATTTATACCTTTATGGCCCGCTACTGGTTTACTGACTTGCCCTGGAATGACTATGAGCAGTATTGGAACCGCTCTCCGTTATCACTGGTGGGCAATGTTAAAACGCCGACTATGGTGTTAACAGGTGAGCTGGATGTTCGTACACCGATGGCCGAGAGTGAACAGTACTATGGGGCATTGCGTTTACAGGGAGTCGAGAGTTCATTGGTTCGTATCCAGGGGGCGTATCACGGTATCGCTGCAAAACCCTCTAACCTGGCGCGTAAAATCGGTTACATTCTGTCCTGGTTTGACAAGTATAAAACACAGGATGTTGAGTCTGAAAAAAGCTCAGACTAA